From Deltaproteobacteria bacterium, the proteins below share one genomic window:
- the pstA gene encoding phosphate ABC transporter permease PstA: MFELSLRDRKRRLSNYFSLAAICALAFMAIAPLFFIFSYLLIRGWSGLTIGFFTEIPKPVGEVGGGMANAISGSLVLMAIASMIGVPLGLICGMTLSELKKTFTARVLRVSVDLLTSVPSIVIGLFAYALVVVPMKGYSAWAGGFALSIVMVPIVARSTEEILKLVPRAVHEAGLALGIPRWKVLVRLIVPGVRSGIVTGVLLASARVSGETAPLLFTAFSNSYGFRGLSSPTASLPVQIYTYATSHDETWRQLAWTGALVLVFVVFCLNLLTRFLVRRQ; encoded by the coding sequence GTGTTTGAGCTATCTCTTCGTGATCGCAAACGACGTTTGTCGAACTATTTCTCGTTGGCAGCCATCTGCGCTTTAGCGTTCATGGCCATTGCGCCGTTGTTTTTTATTTTTTCGTATCTCCTCATCCGCGGCTGGAGTGGTCTAACGATCGGGTTCTTCACTGAAATACCGAAGCCGGTTGGCGAAGTAGGCGGCGGAATGGCGAATGCCATTTCAGGAAGTTTAGTTTTAATGGCGATTGCGTCGATGATCGGGGTCCCATTGGGACTGATCTGCGGAATGACGCTTTCAGAACTCAAAAAGACCTTCACCGCGCGAGTGCTCCGTGTATCAGTCGACCTTTTAACAAGCGTCCCCTCAATCGTTATCGGCCTTTTTGCCTACGCTCTCGTGGTTGTGCCGATGAAGGGGTACTCGGCCTGGGCGGGTGGTTTCGCTCTCTCGATTGTTATGGTACCTATTGTCGCGCGTTCGACGGAAGAGATCTTGAAGTTGGTCCCTCGTGCAGTTCATGAAGCGGGACTTGCGTTGGGAATTCCCCGTTGGAAGGTTTTGGTGCGACTCATTGTTCCAGGCGTGCGTTCTGGGATTGTTACAGGCGTGCTCTTGGCTTCGGCTCGCGTGTCTGGGGAAACTGCGCCACTTTTGTTCACTGCGTTTTCGAATTCTTATGGGTTCCGGGGTTTATCCAGTCCCACCGCAAGCCTTCCGGTTCAGATTTATACCTATGCGACAAGTCACGATGAAACTTGGCGACAGCTGGCTTGGACCGGCGCACTGGTTTTAGTTTTCGTCGTATTTTGCTTGAATCTTTTGACGCGATTTTTAGTTCGTAGGCAGTAG
- a CDS encoding MBL fold metallo-hydrolase, translated as MSLATGYVFQHGELKLVGYSIAGTSTSIAFPEADVLFDVAQGLPYQTPFNTVLLTHAHMDHASGLPYLISQKSMQQRPKPIIYMPQPAIDPMTRLMAIWHEVDEFKYSFEFRHVAIGEDIPLKAGYFAKAFPTYHRIPSQGYTVYRRRKKLKSQYQELAKSSPQRLAELRRQGEELEETVEDNLVSFTGDTKIEFLQHAEARKSKVLCMEVTYWDGKKSVANAREWGHIHFDEFLEALPKIEAERIVLIHVSARHSSKDVREIIEARVPEHLKPKLVLFPRPI; from the coding sequence GTGAGCCTAGCGACCGGCTATGTATTTCAGCATGGGGAGCTCAAGCTCGTCGGGTACTCGATTGCTGGAACTTCTACTTCGATTGCTTTCCCAGAAGCCGACGTTTTATTTGATGTGGCGCAAGGGCTACCGTACCAAACGCCTTTCAATACCGTTCTTCTGACTCATGCGCACATGGACCATGCGAGCGGACTCCCCTATTTGATTTCACAAAAATCGATGCAGCAGAGACCCAAACCGATTATCTACATGCCCCAACCCGCCATAGATCCGATGACACGCTTAATGGCCATCTGGCATGAGGTCGACGAATTCAAGTACTCGTTTGAATTCCGCCACGTTGCGATCGGTGAAGATATCCCACTGAAAGCCGGCTACTTCGCTAAAGCATTTCCGACCTATCACCGCATACCTTCTCAGGGTTATACCGTTTATCGTCGGCGAAAAAAATTAAAGAGCCAGTACCAGGAGCTCGCGAAATCAAGCCCCCAGCGGCTTGCGGAACTGCGCCGTCAAGGAGAAGAGCTCGAAGAAACAGTGGAAGACAATCTAGTTTCTTTTACCGGAGACACTAAAATTGAATTTCTCCAGCATGCAGAAGCACGAAAGTCCAAAGTGCTTTGCATGGAGGTCACTTACTGGGATGGGAAAAAGTCGGTCGCCAATGCGCGCGAATGGGGACACATACACTTTGACGAGTTCCTTGAAGCTCTTCCAAAGATAGAGGCGGAGCGAATCGTTCTAATTCATGTTTCAGCCAGGCACTCGAGTAAAGACGTTCGCGAAATTATCGAAGCTCGCGTACCAGAACATCTCAAACCGAAACTCGTTTTGTTTCCTCGACCCATTTAG
- the pstB gene encoding phosphate ABC transporter ATP-binding protein, with protein sequence MALETEKLSAWFGDHHVVKEVSLSVVKNDVFSLIGPSGCGKSTFIRCLNRLHEEGEGAKVSGDVYIEGLAKSGRRENIYANGVDPVSVRRRIGMVFQKPNPFPGLSIFENVASGLRLAQVVRRNVLEEVVESSLIQAALWDEVKDQLKKPGTSLSGGQQQRLCIARALAVRPQILLMDEPTSALDPISTARIEELVMRLRNDVTVVIVTHNMQQAARISNQTAFFLMGELVELGPTSRIFTKPKDIRTEQYITGRFG encoded by the coding sequence ATGGCTCTCGAGACAGAGAAGCTCTCGGCATGGTTTGGCGATCACCATGTCGTTAAGGAAGTTTCTCTATCGGTAGTAAAAAATGATGTATTTAGTTTGATTGGGCCTAGCGGTTGCGGAAAATCAACCTTCATTCGTTGTCTCAATCGGCTTCATGAAGAGGGCGAGGGCGCTAAAGTAAGTGGCGATGTTTATATCGAGGGATTGGCGAAATCTGGCCGTCGCGAAAATATCTATGCGAACGGCGTCGACCCAGTTTCGGTGCGCCGGCGAATTGGGATGGTCTTTCAAAAGCCGAACCCGTTCCCAGGGCTCTCCATATTTGAAAACGTCGCCTCCGGCCTACGTTTGGCTCAAGTCGTCAGACGAAATGTGCTAGAAGAGGTGGTCGAATCGTCCTTGATCCAGGCGGCGCTTTGGGATGAAGTGAAAGACCAACTGAAGAAACCCGGAACCTCTCTTTCTGGCGGTCAGCAACAGCGCCTTTGTATTGCGCGAGCATTGGCCGTGCGGCCCCAAATCTTGCTAATGGACGAGCCGACGTCAGCACTGGATCCGATTTCGACGGCGAGAATTGAGGAGCTGGTAATGAGGCTACGAAACGACGTGACCGTCGTGATCGTGACACATAATATGCAGCAGGCGGCGAGGATTTCGAATCAGACGGCCTTTTTCTTGATGGGTGAACTCGTGGAGCTTGGGCCAACAAGCCGAATCTTCACAAAGCCTAAAGACATTCGGACCGAGCAGTACATCACGGGACGCTTCGGTTGA
- a CDS encoding PAS domain S-box protein, with protein MNQIDRALRRLRRSTFQLQASFAYFPWRTAGRTFFLQSAALLFGLVGIGYSVRHVALRYLARDGMTQSPSVQHFDEAIAVRLLIFLSLGLGWIAILTYTGLRPMARIMRATKRRETSRRLRPVDEDLDEDLYVDEPSEWIELEKSVYQLAENVHSREADLTREREELVTILSSVNEAIVAMGRDTEPLYFNSRFAVLFGSGNTGGGALPLRERFRVPDLLSAFERVLKEGTTRTFRVKIRTELHDAERDFSVAVSPLFSRDEERVLYGAVAVFHDITEMKATEQIRIDFVANASHELKTPLTSIKGYVETAKQDLEAGRTEDALSFLSIAERNVGRLMALVNDLLDLSQLESGAEFKKVILSTAEVTEAALRSAIDRRSKRHAIIVECKVDRVLGDARRIEQVLINLVDNATKYSPDGTEIRIVWEMGTGTNLGETVLKVKDSGPGVAEDHLPRLFERFYRVDAGRAREVGGTGLGLAIVKHIVLSHGGSIAVRSKLGEGAEFLCRFPSR; from the coding sequence GTGAACCAAATCGATCGGGCTCTTCGGCGTTTACGTCGATCGACATTTCAGCTTCAAGCAAGCTTTGCCTATTTTCCGTGGCGAACGGCGGGCCGGACTTTTTTTCTGCAGAGTGCGGCGCTCCTTTTTGGGCTCGTTGGAATCGGCTACTCGGTTCGGCACGTAGCTCTCCGGTATTTAGCGCGAGATGGAATGACACAAAGCCCTTCCGTTCAGCATTTCGACGAAGCCATTGCGGTCCGATTACTCATTTTTCTTTCGCTCGGTCTTGGCTGGATTGCGATTCTTACTTACACCGGACTGCGTCCGATGGCGCGGATCATGCGTGCCACTAAGCGTAGGGAAACCTCGCGGCGTTTGCGGCCGGTCGATGAGGATTTAGATGAAGATCTTTATGTGGACGAGCCGAGTGAGTGGATTGAGCTAGAAAAATCTGTCTATCAGTTGGCAGAAAATGTCCATTCGCGGGAAGCGGATCTCACCCGCGAAAGAGAAGAACTTGTAACAATCTTGAGCTCTGTCAATGAAGCCATCGTAGCGATGGGCAGGGATACTGAACCGCTTTACTTCAACTCGAGATTTGCAGTCTTGTTTGGTTCGGGCAATACGGGCGGCGGGGCTCTTCCGCTTCGGGAACGATTCCGGGTGCCTGATCTTTTGTCGGCCTTTGAGCGAGTGCTGAAAGAGGGCACGACGCGAACATTTCGCGTTAAAATTAGAACCGAGTTACATGATGCCGAGCGAGACTTCTCGGTTGCCGTTTCACCACTTTTTTCGCGTGACGAGGAGCGAGTTCTTTACGGAGCTGTTGCGGTCTTTCATGACATCACCGAAATGAAGGCGACAGAACAGATTCGAATCGACTTTGTGGCCAACGCTTCTCACGAGTTAAAAACGCCTCTCACGTCGATCAAAGGCTATGTTGAAACAGCAAAGCAAGATCTCGAGGCGGGACGAACCGAGGACGCCTTGAGCTTCCTGTCGATTGCCGAGCGAAATGTTGGCCGCCTTATGGCGCTTGTGAACGATCTCTTAGATCTTTCGCAACTTGAATCAGGAGCTGAATTTAAGAAAGTCATTCTCAGTACGGCAGAAGTTACGGAGGCCGCGCTTCGATCGGCAATTGATCGTCGGTCCAAACGACATGCGATTATAGTCGAATGCAAGGTCGATAGGGTACTTGGAGATGCAAGGCGGATCGAGCAGGTGCTGATCAATTTGGTCGACAATGCGACGAAGTACTCACCAGATGGCACCGAAATTCGAATCGTCTGGGAAATGGGTACCGGCACAAATTTAGGTGAAACCGTTTTAAAAGTTAAAGACTCTGGACCTGGGGTTGCGGAAGATCACTTGCCGCGTCTTTTTGAGCGTTTCTATCGGGTTGATGCTGGGCGGGCTCGCGAGGTCGGCGGGACAGGGCTTGGTCTTGCAATTGTGAAACACATCGTGCTCAGCCATGGTGGATCCATTGCTGTTCGCTCAAAGCTCGGCGAGGGCGCAGAATTCTTATGCCGATTTCCTTCCCGCTAA
- a CDS encoding endonuclease/exonuclease/phosphatase family protein, which produces MNSNLNILTYNIHKGFDLTQRFVLESMRENIRAVHADVVFLQEVQAEHAGNFKKINGWPKDQLEFLADDIWPHFAYGKNAVYQDGHHGNAILSKYPIQTFENIDISNNRFERRGILHAVISWNSSPVHLLCVHLDLTAKGRLNQCNRIVERIQNHVPSIERLILAGDFNDWQGMVTAHFEERLGLYEAYRKVHGSHAKTFPSPYPFLTLDRVYLRGFQTTEANALSGPPWSRLSDHLAISCKLSL; this is translated from the coding sequence ATGAACTCAAATCTCAATATCCTTACCTACAACATTCACAAAGGTTTTGATCTGACCCAACGGTTCGTGCTTGAAAGCATGCGGGAGAATATTCGCGCCGTTCATGCTGACGTCGTATTTTTACAAGAGGTACAAGCCGAGCACGCTGGTAATTTTAAGAAAATCAATGGGTGGCCGAAAGATCAGCTCGAGTTTTTAGCCGACGATATTTGGCCCCACTTTGCTTACGGGAAAAACGCGGTCTACCAAGACGGACATCACGGGAATGCCATCCTTTCGAAATATCCTATTCAAACTTTTGAGAACATCGATATTTCTAACAACCGTTTTGAACGACGTGGAATTTTGCATGCGGTTATCAGTTGGAACTCTTCGCCCGTTCACCTTCTCTGTGTTCACTTAGACTTGACGGCAAAGGGTCGTCTCAATCAATGCAATCGTATCGTCGAAAGAATCCAAAACCATGTTCCCAGCATTGAAAGACTGATCCTTGCTGGTGATTTCAACGATTGGCAGGGAATGGTGACCGCTCATTTTGAAGAGCGATTGGGACTTTATGAGGCTTATAGAAAAGTTCATGGGTCTCACGCAAAGACCTTCCCGTCACCGTATCCATTCCTAACTTTGGACCGCGTTTATCTGCGGGGCTTTCAAACGACTGAAGCAAACGCCTTAAGCGGTCCGCCATGGTCGAGACTTAGCGACCATCTAGCAATCAGCTGTAAACTCTCGCTTTAG
- a CDS encoding response regulator transcription factor: MVEDEGDVRDLIAIHLKRAGHKVTAVSSVEEARGAFAVSRSDGATKFDLVVLDWMLPGASGVDFCRELRRQGNRGEVAVLMLTAKSEPQDIVEGLDAGADDYLPKPFESSVLIARVRALSRRLKFPDSSAALTTPVGTKTVFETIRLGDLLLYPETYEVKCGQEPILLTPSEFKLLMALAKSQGRVLTRDSLISQVQGDGVSVVGRTVDTHVFGLRKKLGACADVIETVRGVGYRVKPEIEA, translated from the coding sequence ATTGTTGAAGACGAGGGTGATGTCAGGGATCTCATTGCCATTCATCTCAAGCGTGCGGGTCACAAAGTGACTGCGGTGAGTTCGGTTGAAGAGGCTCGCGGCGCATTTGCTGTTTCGCGCTCAGACGGGGCAACCAAATTTGATCTTGTTGTTTTGGATTGGATGCTACCTGGTGCAAGCGGGGTCGATTTTTGCCGCGAGCTTCGCCGCCAAGGAAACCGCGGGGAAGTTGCTGTTTTGATGTTAACGGCAAAGTCCGAGCCGCAAGATATAGTTGAGGGGTTAGACGCCGGTGCTGACGATTACTTACCGAAACCCTTTGAATCTTCTGTGCTGATTGCACGAGTTCGAGCGCTTTCCCGTCGACTTAAGTTCCCGGATTCGAGCGCCGCATTGACTACTCCAGTCGGTACGAAAACTGTTTTTGAAACCATTCGACTAGGTGATCTGTTGCTTTATCCCGAGACCTACGAAGTGAAATGTGGTCAGGAGCCTATTTTACTTACTCCCAGCGAATTCAAGCTCTTGATGGCTCTTGCGAAAAGTCAGGGGCGAGTTTTGACTAGAGATTCACTGATTTCTCAAGTTCAAGGCGACGGAGTAAGTGTGGTCGGAAGAACAGTCGACACCCATGTATTTGGTTTAAGAAAGAAACTGGGAGCCTGCGCCGATGTAATTGAAACGGTGCGCGGCGTTGGATATCGCGTTAAGCCCGAAATAGAGGCTTAA
- the phoU gene encoding phosphate signaling complex protein PhoU, whose translation MQRQFETELRELKNRILAMGGLVEQAIEKSTMNLATRDQEIFQQIKAVERRINEENMAIDSICLEILARLSPVAADLRLILAIIKINTDLERMGDQAMNIGYNVNHYREDGEVTTQLNLPSMAGLVKNMVREALDAFMKDDVQLAQKVLESDDAVDQFKNNVFLKMVEYMKLHPQNIEPALDMILIARNLERMADHATNIAEDVIFACTGEDVRHGVGRAARVEKT comes from the coding sequence ATGCAGCGTCAATTTGAAACGGAATTGCGGGAACTAAAAAATCGTATTCTTGCTATGGGTGGCCTCGTCGAACAAGCCATCGAAAAATCGACGATGAATCTTGCGACCCGTGACCAGGAAATATTCCAACAGATCAAGGCCGTCGAACGCAGAATCAATGAAGAGAATATGGCTATTGACAGCATCTGCCTTGAAATTCTCGCGAGGCTATCTCCGGTCGCGGCTGATCTTCGACTTATCTTGGCAATTATCAAGATTAATACAGATCTCGAGCGAATGGGCGACCAAGCGATGAACATTGGCTACAACGTCAATCATTATCGAGAAGACGGCGAAGTAACAACTCAGTTGAATCTTCCAAGCATGGCGGGTCTTGTGAAAAACATGGTTCGAGAAGCGCTGGATGCATTCATGAAAGATGACGTACAGCTCGCGCAGAAGGTGTTGGAAAGCGACGATGCAGTGGACCAGTTCAAAAATAACGTGTTTCTAAAAATGGTCGAATACATGAAATTGCATCCACAAAATATCGAGCCCGCACTGGATATGATTTTGATTGCTCGCAATCTCGAGCGCATGGCCGACCACGCGACCAATATCGCTGAAGACGTGATCTTTGCGTGTACAGGGGAGGACGTTCGACATGGGGTCGGACGAGCCGCACGAGTTGAAAAGACATAG
- a CDS encoding phosphatidylserine/phosphatidylglycerophosphate/cardiolipin synthase family protein: MLWKSETLLFDGDEYFQCLFEEWSRAERTIDFETYIFDDDLIGGEVVKELQTAANRGIRVRLLVDGIGASGWWQTRGVELEKSGVEVRVYHPLMVTQLWRRMMIDLRLIVPERKPKRSLVLRRLNRRNHRKVSVVDGRIAFVGSVNVSDTHLSAYKGSDAWRDTSVRLEGPGIAELLVAFDHAWKRSQSVGETRPFKIRFSFRRRTGDFASAVSLNYTMRLRRISRGKFQTLLSFAENRIWVSNAYLAPPSNIQRLLTKAARRGVDVRVLVPSRSDVWFMPFIARAYYRPLLKSGVRIFEYQPRFLHAKCMVVDNQALIGTTNLNRRSFLHDLEVDVRIDNPVTVDKLSEKYLLDIRESIEIFNRGTIVGSRLGRILNYFIRYWV, translated from the coding sequence ATGCTCTGGAAGTCCGAAACACTTCTTTTTGACGGCGATGAATACTTTCAATGTCTTTTTGAAGAGTGGTCTCGCGCCGAACGCACAATCGACTTCGAAACCTATATTTTCGACGACGACCTCATTGGAGGCGAGGTCGTAAAAGAGCTACAAACGGCCGCGAACCGGGGAATCCGCGTTCGTCTTCTTGTCGACGGTATTGGTGCCAGTGGTTGGTGGCAAACACGCGGTGTGGAGTTAGAGAAAAGTGGTGTTGAAGTCCGCGTTTACCACCCGCTTATGGTCACTCAGCTATGGCGCCGGATGATGATCGATTTGCGGTTGATTGTGCCAGAACGAAAACCAAAACGATCGCTGGTGCTTCGCCGCCTAAATCGTCGAAATCACCGCAAAGTGAGCGTCGTAGATGGGCGAATAGCATTCGTGGGGTCAGTAAACGTATCTGACACTCACCTTTCAGCTTACAAAGGCTCGGATGCATGGCGTGACACCTCAGTGCGCCTAGAAGGCCCAGGTATCGCTGAACTTTTGGTCGCGTTTGATCACGCTTGGAAACGGTCGCAATCTGTCGGCGAAACCCGGCCATTTAAGATTCGATTTTCGTTCCGCCGAAGAACCGGAGATTTTGCAAGCGCCGTGAGCCTTAACTACACGATGCGCCTGCGGCGGATTTCGCGAGGGAAATTTCAGACTCTCCTATCTTTCGCTGAAAATCGAATCTGGGTTTCCAATGCCTATTTAGCTCCGCCATCCAATATTCAAAGGTTGCTTACAAAGGCCGCGCGGCGCGGAGTCGATGTGCGCGTGTTAGTTCCAAGCAGATCCGACGTTTGGTTTATGCCATTCATTGCTCGAGCCTATTATCGTCCGTTGTTAAAATCCGGAGTAAGGATATTTGAATACCAGCCAAGGTTTCTACATGCGAAATGTATGGTAGTTGATAATCAAGCGCTGATCGGAACAACAAATCTCAACCGCCGAAGCTTTCTGCACGATCTCGAGGTGGATGTCAGAATTGACAACCCCGTCACCGTCGACAAATTGTCCGAAAAATACCTTTTGGACATTCGTGAATCGATTGAGATTTTCAATCGCGGCACGATCGTCGGGTCTCGTTTAGGAAGAATACTTAATTACTTCATCCGCTACTGGGTATAA
- the pstC gene encoding phosphate ABC transporter permease subunit PstC encodes MEIFGAAPFIAGTLASSAIAVLISAPVSIGTAVFLREIAPRKVAKVVAFLVELLAAIPSVVYGLWGVFVLAPIMRDDVQPFLAKWIGPDTYFASACAHLATAVLYPFFLVGDLFGFTTVTFVALSEKMMTIFHGLFDGPPLGLGLLTSGVVLAIMITPTITALSREVLLTVHDSVREGALGLGATRWEMIRVALLRTARAGLIGAVILGLGRAIGETMAVTMVIGNRNVIPTSLFEPAQTMASVIANEYNEADGLHLSSLAFVGLSLFLISLIINFGARLMVRYLEGGKSV; translated from the coding sequence TGGAGATCTTTGGTGCGGCACCATTCATTGCGGGCACTCTTGCATCTAGTGCAATCGCTGTTTTGATTTCAGCGCCAGTTTCCATCGGCACGGCAGTTTTCTTGCGTGAAATCGCGCCACGAAAAGTTGCAAAGGTCGTCGCTTTTTTGGTCGAACTGCTGGCCGCGATTCCGTCTGTTGTCTACGGGCTCTGGGGCGTTTTTGTTCTGGCCCCTATCATGCGAGATGATGTGCAGCCCTTTTTGGCAAAATGGATTGGGCCAGATACATACTTCGCGTCAGCTTGCGCCCATTTGGCAACGGCCGTTCTTTATCCGTTTTTTTTGGTTGGTGATCTTTTCGGATTTACGACGGTTACTTTTGTTGCGCTTTCCGAAAAAATGATGACGATCTTTCACGGACTGTTTGATGGCCCGCCGCTTGGTTTGGGGCTTTTAACTTCTGGAGTCGTCCTGGCGATCATGATCACTCCGACCATTACCGCACTTTCCCGTGAGGTTCTTTTAACTGTGCACGACAGTGTTCGCGAAGGGGCCCTTGGGTTGGGTGCGACTCGGTGGGAAATGATCCGCGTGGCGTTGTTAAGAACAGCTCGCGCGGGATTGATCGGTGCGGTTATTTTAGGTCTTGGTCGGGCCATAGGGGAAACGATGGCTGTGACAATGGTCATCGGCAATCGAAATGTCATCCCGACGTCCTTGTTTGAACCGGCGCAAACCATGGCGTCTGTGATCGCCAACGAATACAACGAAGCAGATGGGCTTCACTTAAGTAGTCTCGCGTTTGTCGGACTTTCGTTATTTCTAATTTCTCTGATAATTAATTTTGGCGCCCGTCTAATGGTTCGATACCTTGAAGGCGGAAAAAGTGTTTGA